The following proteins are encoded in a genomic region of Amycolatopsis sulphurea:
- a CDS encoding TetR/AcrR family transcriptional regulator: MTGTKDRILAAGAELFRQGGYSGTGVKQIVEKAGAPFGSLYHFFPGGKEQLGEEVVRTSGMAYIQLFDLFIAPAPDLLTGIETFFAAGVTTLLETDYVEGCPIATVALEVATTNEPLRKATADVFTAWIEAGTEKFAPFGLPRDAARTLTISLINSLEGAFVLARSMRSVEPMAVAGASVADTARRLLAELGQDGARD, encoded by the coding sequence GTGACAGGGACGAAGGACCGCATCCTCGCCGCCGGCGCCGAACTGTTCCGGCAGGGCGGATACAGTGGCACGGGCGTGAAGCAGATCGTGGAGAAGGCCGGCGCGCCGTTCGGGTCGCTGTACCACTTCTTCCCCGGCGGCAAGGAGCAGCTGGGCGAGGAGGTCGTGCGGACCTCGGGCATGGCGTACATCCAGCTGTTCGATCTGTTCATCGCACCCGCGCCGGATCTGCTCACCGGCATCGAGACGTTCTTCGCCGCGGGCGTGACCACGTTGCTGGAAACCGACTACGTCGAAGGCTGCCCGATCGCCACGGTGGCACTGGAAGTCGCGACCACGAACGAGCCGCTCCGCAAAGCCACCGCGGACGTGTTCACGGCCTGGATCGAGGCGGGGACGGAGAAGTTCGCCCCCTTCGGACTGCCCCGGGATGCGGCGCGGACGTTGACCATCAGCCTGATCAACAGCCTGGAGGGCGCGTTCGTGCTGGCCCGGTCGATGCGTTCGGTCGAGCCGATGGCCGTTGCCGGTGCTTCGGTGGCTGATACTGCTCGGCGGCTGCTTGCGGAGCTGGGGCAGGATGGGGCCAGAGACTAA